Within Nocardioides rotundus, the genomic segment AGGTGACGCAGGAGGCGTTCATCTCCGCGTGGCGCGGACTGGGGCGCTTCCGCGGCGAGTCGGCGCTGCCCACCTGGCTGTTCAGCCTGGTGCACCGCCGCTCCGTCGACCTGGTGCGGACCCGGCGCCCGGTCCCGATCGACGACGAGATGTTGGCGACCCAGGTGCCGCCGGCGCAGGACAACCCGCTGCAGGACGTGGTGGACGGCGAGCTGCTGGAGGCATTGCAACAGGCGCTGGACGAACTACCGTGGAACCAACGCGCGGCCTGGCTCCTGCGTGAGGTCGAGGGCATGACCTATGAGGAGATCGCGGCCACGCTGTCGACGACTCCGGGTAGCGTGCGCGGGCATCTGCATCGCGGGCGCCGGACGTTGGCGGAGAGGATGGCGAGATGGCGATAGAGATCACCGACCCGTTGGAGCGGGCGACCCAGGCGGCGCGGGAGAGCTCGCCCCACGGCTGGACCCAGCTCTCGGAGAGCATCATGGGCAAGGTGCGCACGCTCGCCTCGCCCGGGCAGCCGCTGCTGTCCTACTCCGCCTCCGGGTCCCCCGCGCACGACGAGGCCGGATCGCAGGTGCGGGTGTCCTCGCGCGTGGTCGTCGCCGGGGTGCGCCGGGCGCTGCAGGATCCGTCGTACGTCCTCGCCGACGTCTCGCTGCACGTCGACGACCAGCGACTGATCGGGGTGGATCTGGACCTGGTGTGCGCCTACGGCATCGAGCTGCTCGCCGCCGCCGCGGACGCCCGAGCCCGGGCGGTCGATGCCGTGCGGTCGCTGCTCGGCCCGGTGCCGGACTTCGGCCCGGCCCAGGTCGAGGTGCGGATCGTCGACGTGGTGCAGGGCGACCCGCGCTCGACCTGAGGCCCGGCCTCAACCCACCCGGAACCCCTCGTCCGAGCCTTCCGGGTCGATCCACAGCCATCGGTCGGTGAGCAGCTCGACCTTCACCGACAGCCAGGTGGGCGCCATGCCCGCAGCCTGCCATGCGCATCGCTCAGGCGCCGAGGTCGTAGTCCTGGGCCAGGTGGTGGCGGGTCCGGGCGGTGTCGATCCGGCGGGTGCCGGTGTGGTCGACGAGGTACGTCGCGCCGTGGGGGTCGCGCCACAGGTAGATCCCGGGGAAGGGCTGGACGACCTGCCAGCCGCCGTGGGTCTTGACCCGGTGGTGGAACCCGGTCATCGGGCCGTAATTCCCGATGCCGGACCACCCCACCGACCCGCCGTCCACGCTCGCTGGCTCGCCGGCAGCCTCGAGCCCACCGGGACCCCGTCCCCGCGGGTGGGGGATGGTGTGATCGATCTGCATGCTGCGGCTCCGGTTGGAGCCCCACGGGAAGATGTCGGCCGGCGTCATCAGATGCACGGCCTGTCTATGTCGGTCCGGGATCTCATAGGCGTCCACCGGCGCCTGACCCTCAAGATCGAGCACCGGCCGCACCGTGAACCGCACCCGCTCCCCCAACAGGGCCCGGACCCACGCCTGCGTCACCGGGCCCTGACCCTCCACCCGGGCGATCCCGGTCGGCTCCGGACCGGCGTAGCAGTGCACGAAGAGCTCCACCTTCGGCAACAACGCCGCCCAGTCCACCCCGAACGCCTCCGCCGGCAGCGAGAGATCCAGCTGCACCTCCGGCTCCGACCCCTCGGACTCGGGCTCGGGCTCCTCGCGATCCCGGTCCACGTCGGGGTCTGGGGCCGGTCGCTCGGACTGCCCCGTCGCCGCGGCCTGGGCCGGTCGGCGGTAGGCGGCCAGCAGCCCGATCGCCTGCCGCGGGTCGCACAACACCAGCAACGCCCAGGCCCGCCGCTCATCGAGCGTGCCCGGCATCCCTTGGGCGGCCAACGCGTCCGCGACCAGCGCCAGCATGGCGTCCACCCGCGCGATCACCGGGAACGGCGCCCGCACGAACAGCCCCCGCATCCCATGCTCATCCGAACGCGTCACCCGCGCGTAGGAGGCGCGCTGCGCCTTCTCCTCCGCAGCCGCCGCAGCAGCCGGGTCCGAGGCGACGATCGCGGCCGCGACCAGCTCCTCGAACCGGGTCCACGGCACCCGCCCGTCGGCGGACTCGGCCACCCGGGAGTCGACGTACGCCGCCTGCTCGATGCTCAGGTCCCGGGTCTTGCGCGCCACGAACCGGGCATAGGAGACCCGCACCTCGAAGGCCTCCACCCGCGCCCACAGCTGCGGCAGCCGGACCACCAGGTCCACCGCATCGGCCATCAACGCCGCCGCCGCGAACGAGGTGATGCCCATCCGGGCACCCAGCTCCGCGCAGCAGAACTCCGTCACCTCATCGGTCCCCACCCCGCCGTACCGCCGAGCCCGCTCCCGCCCCGGCAACCGCGAGATCCCCGGGTCCAGACGATCCGGGTTGTTGCGCACCACGAACGACAGCGCCACCCGCAGCTCCTGGACCTCCAGCTCGCGCCGCGCCCGCGCCACCTCACCGGCATGGTCCAGCAGCCGGCCATCGGCCAGCTCCTCCAACCCGGTGATCAATTCCATGAAGCGAGTCAACCACCGAGCACCGACAGTCTCGTTCCGAGCCGACCGAGCCGGTGGTCTCGACAAGCTCGACCAACGAGGGCTGCTCGACCGGAACAGGCCGGGGGGCTACTCCTCGAGCCGCGACTCCAGCGCGTCGAGGCGGGCGTTCCAGAAGAGCGAGTACGTCGCCGTCCAGTCGGCGAGCTCCCGCAGCGGCCGGGAGTCGAGCCGATGCAGTCGCTCCCGACCATGCCGGCGCACCCGGACCAGTCCCGCGGACTCCAACACCCGCAGATGCTTGGTGACCCCCTGGCGGCTGATCGGCATCATGTCGCAGAGCGTGGAGAGGCTCTGCTCCCCGTGATCGCGCAGCGCGTCGAGCAGCTGACGCCGATGCGGGTCGGCGACCGCTCGGTAGACCTCCGCACTCACCCTTGCAGGTTAAGGCAACCGTATGGTTGCCTGTCAACGACCGGCCACCGGAAGGGGCGAGCGTTGTACGGCAGGATCGAGGCCACGTCCTCGGGACATCGCCTCACCTTCGTGCGCGATCTCGCCGCTCCCGTCGACCGGGTATGGGAGATGCTCACCGACCGCGCCGCCCGGGCGACCTGGTTGTTCGACGGCGAGATCGAGCCCCGCGTCGGCGGTGCCGTCGACCTGTTCGACGAGGACCACCAGATGACCGGGGTGGTGACGACCTGGGAGCCCCCGCACCGGCTCGCGCTGACCTGGTCGAGCCCGGACGCGCCGGCGGGCGACGTACGCTTCGACCTCGCGGCGACCGCGGAGGGCCGGTGCCGCCTGACGGTGACCCACTCCGTCGCGCCCGGAGGGAGGCCGCGCAGTCTCGCCGCGGGGTGGCACACGATCCTCGACCGGCTCGCCCCCGGACGCGAGACCCCCGGATTCCACGAGCTGGTGGCCGTCTACGCCGAGAGGCCGATCGAGGACCCGGACCGGGAGTGAGCGGGCCGGCACGACACCCCGCGGCCCTCGGCATCGGCGTGGTGCTGCTGGAGTTCGCGGCGGCCGTGTCCACCCTGGTCTTCTCCACCCTGCTGCCGGCGGCCGCGCAGGACCTGCACGGGACCACCCGGCTGGCGCTGCTGGTCAGCGGCTCGACGATCGGCCTCTTCACCGCGACCGCGTGTGCCGCCCCGATGCTGGCCCGGTGGGGCACCCGGCCGATGCTGGTCCTCGGACTGGCATCGACCGTGGTCGGCAGCGTCGTCGCCACCACCGCCGCCGGACCCTGGTGGTTCGCCGGCGGGCGCTTCATCGCCGGGGTCGCCGCGGGGCTTCTGGCCGTGGTGGGCGTCTCCGCGGCCATCCGCCACCTGGAGGAGCGGGTCCGGCTCCGCGTGATCGCCGCGTCCACCGCGATGTGGATCGTGCCCGGCCTGGTGGGGCCGAGCGCCGCCGCCGGGCTCGAGCACGTGGTCGGCTGGCGGTGGGCCCTGCTCGCGCCGATCCCGCTCACCATTCTCGGCCGGGTCCTGATCGTGTCGGCACTGCCCGCCGAAGTGCGAGCCGCACGTGCGACCGACGGCGGGCACCGCCCGGTCGGGCCGACCCTGCTCATCCCGGCCGGCGTCGCGGCGTTCGTGCTGGCGACGGAGACCGACCTCTGGCTCGTGGGGATCACGGGACTGATCGCGGCGACCGCCGGATTCGCCGCGCTCATGCCGCGGGGAACGCTCGCCCTCCGTCGAGGAGCGCCGAGCGCGCTGGCCGGCCTCACCCTGTTCGGGCTCGGCTACTTCGGCGCGACCAGCCTCGTCACGCTCGCCCTCACCCGGGTGCTCGGGACGTCCCTCACCGAGGCGGGCTGGGCGCTGGGCGGAGCCCCCGTCGCGTGGGCACTGGCGACGCTGGCGATGCCCCGGCTGCAGGATCTCGGGCGCGCCCCGGGACCGGCCGCCGGCCTGCTGGTCACCGCGTGCGGAGTCCTGGGCACCGCCGTACTCCTGGTGACGGGGGCGCCCTTCCCCTGGGCACTCGCGACCTGGATCGTGGTCGGCGCCGGGGTCGGGGTCGCCTACCCGACGCTCTATCTGCGAGCGACCACCCCGGACGGCTCGGCCGACGCCGAGCAGCTGGCGGCGGCGGTGATCACGACCGAGAGCTTCGGCGGCCTGGTCGGCGCGGCGGCGGGCGGGGCTGCGGTGTCGGCGATGATCGGGGGCGGGGTGCGGGCGGACCTGGGCTACGCGACGGTGTACGTCGGCTTCGGGCTGGCGCTGGCCCTGGCGGCCGCGGTCAGCTCTCGCTCTGCGGCCGGTGTCCGCGACACCGGCAGGTGAGCGGGATCGCCAGACCCCGCGGCGCCTGGTCGAGGGTGTCGATCGGGCCGCCGGGGAAGGCGAGCCGGACCCGCTCGACGCCGTCGTCGCAGAGCACGACCACCTCGACGCCGTAGCGGTCGATCGCCTGCGGGACGACCGCCCGGGCGCGGGCGTAGTCGTTGGCCCGGATGCAGGCCAACAGGTCCTGGTCGTGCGCCTCGGCCAGGTGCCGGAGCAACCCGGGGGCGAGCTCGCGCAGCGGGTCGGGCCGGGCTTCGTGGAACTGGCGCAGCGCGAGCGAGACGCTGTGCGGGCCGACCAGCCGGCAGGCCAGCGGAGAGAGGCGGTAGGCCCGCTTGCCCCCGTCCGCGGGGCCGCAGGCGGTCAGCGGACCGGCGAGCTCGACCCGCCAGAACGGCGCGGGAGCGGGCACCGAGAGGGTGACGACGCGGCAGCTCCCGAGCTCGCGGACCACCGGCGAGGCGGCGCCCAGCCGCACCACCGGCCGCCCGTCGGGCCGGTCCTCCACGGCCACGACCGCGACCAGCCCCTGACGGACGTGGCACGGCTGGGTCGCCAACGTGGCGACACTGGCCATCGCCAGGGCGGTCCTGGCCTGCTCGGCCCAGGTGGGCTCGGTGATAGGTGTCATCGAACGACCTCCGTGTCGTGGGACTGCCCGGTCTGGACCCGCCAGAGGGCGGCGTACGCCCCGTCCTCGGCGATCAGCTCGTCGTGCGTTCCTGCCTCGACCACCCGTCCGCCGTCGAACACCCAGATCCGGTGCGCGTGCCGGACGGTGGAGAGCCGGTGGGCGACGACGATCGCCGTACGCCTGGCCGCGGCGTGCCGCAGCGACTCCTGGATCGCGGCCTCGGTCT encodes:
- a CDS encoding DUF222 domain-containing protein, yielding MELITGLEELADGRLLDHAGEVARARRELEVQELRVALSFVVRNNPDRLDPGISRLPGRERARRYGGVGTDEVTEFCCAELGARMGITSFAAAALMADAVDLVVRLPQLWARVEAFEVRVSYARFVARKTRDLSIEQAAYVDSRVAESADGRVPWTRFEELVAAAIVASDPAAAAAAEEKAQRASYARVTRSDEHGMRGLFVRAPFPVIARVDAMLALVADALAAQGMPGTLDERRAWALLVLCDPRQAIGLLAAYRRPAQAAATGQSERPAPDPDVDRDREEPEPESEGSEPEVQLDLSLPAEAFGVDWAALLPKVELFVHCYAGPEPTGIARVEGQGPVTQAWVRALLGERVRFTVRPVLDLEGQAPVDAYEIPDRHRQAVHLMTPADIFPWGSNRSRSMQIDHTIPHPRGRGPGGLEAAGEPASVDGGSVGWSGIGNYGPMTGFHHRVKTHGGWQVVQPFPGIYLWRDPHGATYLVDHTGTRRIDTARTRHHLAQDYDLGA
- a CDS encoding MFS transporter produces the protein MSGPARHPAALGIGVVLLEFAAAVSTLVFSTLLPAAAQDLHGTTRLALLVSGSTIGLFTATACAAPMLARWGTRPMLVLGLASTVVGSVVATTAAGPWWFAGGRFIAGVAAGLLAVVGVSAAIRHLEERVRLRVIAASTAMWIVPGLVGPSAAAGLEHVVGWRWALLAPIPLTILGRVLIVSALPAEVRAARATDGGHRPVGPTLLIPAGVAAFVLATETDLWLVGITGLIAATAGFAALMPRGTLALRRGAPSALAGLTLFGLGYFGATSLVTLALTRVLGTSLTEAGWALGGAPVAWALATLAMPRLQDLGRAPGPAAGLLVTACGVLGTAVLLVTGAPFPWALATWIVVGAGVGVAYPTLYLRATTPDGSADAEQLAAAVITTESFGGLVGAAAGGAAVSAMIGGGVRADLGYATVYVGFGLALALAAAVSSRSAAGVRDTGR
- a CDS encoding RNA polymerase sigma factor, with the translated sequence MSDVTTADPSPERSDGALARAARLGDEQAFRVIIDRHGPGMYRYALRLVGGSEHDASEVTQEAFISAWRGLGRFRGESALPTWLFSLVHRRSVDLVRTRRPVPIDDEMLATQVPPAQDNPLQDVVDGELLEALQQALDELPWNQRAAWLLREVEGMTYEEIAATLSTTPGSVRGHLHRGRRTLAERMARWR
- a CDS encoding ArsR/SmtB family transcription factor, whose amino-acid sequence is MSAEVYRAVADPHRRQLLDALRDHGEQSLSTLCDMMPISRQGVTKHLRVLESAGLVRVRRHGRERLHRLDSRPLRELADWTATYSLFWNARLDALESRLEE
- a CDS encoding SRPBCC domain-containing protein translates to MYGRIEATSSGHRLTFVRDLAAPVDRVWEMLTDRAARATWLFDGEIEPRVGGAVDLFDEDHQMTGVVTTWEPPHRLALTWSSPDAPAGDVRFDLAATAEGRCRLTVTHSVAPGGRPRSLAAGWHTILDRLAPGRETPGFHELVAVYAERPIEDPDRE